Proteins encoded by one window of Thiohalospira halophila DSM 15071:
- a CDS encoding Maf family protein, whose amino-acid sequence MAAEEPHLHLASASPRRREILERLGLRVRAEATEVDETPRAGEAPATFVERLAREKCQAGYAAAGELPVLGADTAIDLEGAILGKPADRAEGLTMLQRLGGRSHYVHTAVAVAGPAGLESRCVTTEVSLVPISAEEAAAYWASGEPVDKAGGYAIQGRGEVFVERISGSCSAVAGLPLQVTAELLARQGLAPWKEVRGE is encoded by the coding sequence ATGGCCGCCGAAGAGCCCCATCTGCATCTCGCCTCTGCCTCGCCGCGCCGCCGGGAGATCCTGGAGCGGCTGGGCCTGCGGGTCCGGGCCGAGGCCACCGAGGTGGACGAGACGCCCCGGGCGGGGGAGGCGCCGGCCACCTTCGTCGAGCGCCTGGCGCGGGAGAAGTGCCAGGCAGGATACGCCGCCGCGGGGGAGCTGCCGGTCCTCGGCGCCGATACCGCCATCGACCTGGAGGGCGCCATCCTGGGCAAGCCGGCCGACCGTGCGGAGGGGCTGACCATGCTCCAGCGGCTGGGCGGGCGCAGCCACTACGTCCATACGGCCGTCGCCGTGGCGGGGCCGGCGGGACTGGAGTCGCGCTGCGTGACCACGGAGGTGAGCCTGGTGCCCATCTCGGCCGAGGAGGCAGCGGCCTACTGGGCGAGCGGCGAGCCGGTGGACAAGGCCGGCGGCTACGCCATCCAGGGCCGGGGCGAGGTCTTCGTGGAACGGATCAGCGGGAGCTGTTCGGCGGTGGCCGGGCTCCCCCTCCAGGTCACCGCCGAGCTGCTGGCGCGCCAGGGGCTCGCTCCCTGGAAGGAGGTGCGCGGTGAGTGA